The Hydrogenispora ethanolica nucleotide sequence ACGATTACCAAGGAGGTGCCGCCCGGCGCGTTGGCTGTGGCACGCTCCAGGCAAGAGGTGAAGCCGGAGTGGCGGTCGCCGCGGGACCGCGCTGGAAAATAACGGCATAAAGGTTTACACATCTTGTGCCGAGTGTTATAATTTTGTACGAACTATATTTTGCCAGAACCGTAATTCAGGGAGTTGCTCCCGGGCTTCGAAATTTTAGACGGCGAACCGGCTAAAAAATAAGCCCCTGCGATTCTCTAATGAATATTGGAGGTAATACCGATGGAACTTTCGTTATCAGCCGTAACGCGCGAGGGAGTTGGGACGCTCAAAGTCCGTAAACTCCGGAACGAAGGACAAATCCCGGCGGTGTTGTACGGGGAAGGGAAACCGAACCAAAATATTGCGGTGAACGGTCGCGAACTCGAAATTCTGCTGCGGGAAGGCAGCGGGAAACTAATCAATCTCCAGTTGAAGCTGGCCAAAGGGGTCAAGCGGGAGCACGTTCTCATCAAGGAACTGCAAAAGCACCCGGTAAAAGGCGGGGTCACCCATCTGGATCTGCTCCGGGTGGCCATGGATCAGCCGGTAACCGTCAAAGTGCCGCTGCGCCTGGTCCATGAAGAAAAACGTCCGCGCGACGGCGCCGTGCTGGAAACGATGATCCATGAATTGGAGGTCAGTTGCTTGCCAACCGCCATTCCCGAGCATATCGAGGTGGACATCAGCGGTTTGAATATCGGCGAGACAATTCACGTCAAGGATCTGCAACTGGCTCCGGGCGTTAAAGTCCTGAATTCGCCGGAAGAGGCCCTCGTTCTGGCATCCGCGCCGACCGTGGCCGAAACCCCGCCGCCGGCTGAAGCTGCCGAAGCGGAAGTGGCCGAAGGCAAACAAGCGGAATAATCCGCAGACGGTGGTGGTTTTTTGTATTGTATTGTGGGACTCGGAAATCCCGGTAACGAATATCAACAAACCCGGCATAATGCCGGGTTTTTAGTGGTTGACCGGATTGCCGCGGCGTGCGGCGGCCAGCTAAGCCGTACCGGCTTCCGTAGCCGGTACGGCAAGTTGGCTCACGCCGGACAGGATTTGTTGCTGGTGCAACCGCAGACTTATATGAATTTGAGCGGGGAAGCGGTCGGCGCCATTACCGCCTATTATAAAATCGGTCCTTCCCATACGCTCGTCATCTATGATGATCTGGACCTGCCGTTGGGCGCGCTCCGTTTCCGGTCGGGCGGCAGCGCCGGAGGGCACCGCGGCCTGACCTCGGTGCTCCAAGTATTGAAAACTCAAGCGATTCCGCGAATCCGGATCGGGATCGGCCGGCCGGCCGGAGAAATCCCGGTTCCCGATTATGTATTGGGCAAGTTCAACGGTCCGGACCAGGCTGTTTTTGACGAAGCCCTCGCCCGTGGCGCGGCAGCGGCATTATCATTTATAGCCAACGGCCCGGAATATACCATGAATCATTTTAACTCATCCCAGCCCCAAAAATAACGCGAGCCGGCGGTCCGTCCCGGACCTTTTAGCGGGAATAAATGCGGCAAGTACCGTAAAAGCTATCCTGTGATGAATGTCCTGTTGGCCGGAGTAACTGCGTTTGTTCTGGCTTGGAGTTGGGATCGGCTGCTACAGAGGCTGGGTTGGCCCGAATTGTTACGGGTCGGTTGGCTGGTGCCATGTGGCGAAGAATTGATCAAGCTAGGAACGGCGGCGTTTTTTGGAATGCCGTATTGGTGGATTCATCCCGTATTCGGGACTGGCGAGGGCCTGTATGAAACATACAGACTCTTTCATGCGTTTCGTATATCCGTGGTAGCCCTCGGCGCGTTGACCCATCTGGTCTTCGGAATCGGTTACGGTACACCGCTCCATCCGGGGTTGAGCCTGCTGATGGCAATAGCGATCCATGCCGCCTGGAACAGTTGGATCGTTATAAATCATTACAAGCAGGGTTCAGATTGATTGCATCCGTGAATACAATGTAGCAAATTTAACGGCTCTATGAGCCCACCGGTGTTGCGGGAGGACTTGATGAATCATTTACTGGCGACAATTGCCGGGCATCCGGAATTTCGGAAGGTCAAGGAACAGTTTAACCGAGGTCAATCGGGGTTAATCACCGGAATCGGCGGTACCCAGAAAGCGGTGGTGATAGCAGGTCTAGCCGAAGATCTCCAACAACAGCTTCTGGTGGTCAGTTACAGCAACAGTCAGGCCAACCGTTTGGCTGCTGA carries:
- a CDS encoding 50S ribosomal protein L25; this encodes MELSLSAVTREGVGTLKVRKLRNEGQIPAVLYGEGKPNQNIAVNGRELEILLREGSGKLINLQLKLAKGVKREHVLIKELQKHPVKGGVTHLDLLRVAMDQPVTVKVPLRLVHEEKRPRDGAVLETMIHELEVSCLPTAIPEHIEVDISGLNIGETIHVKDLQLAPGVKVLNSPEEALVLASAPTVAETPPPAEAAEAEVAEGKQAE
- the pth gene encoding aminoacyl-tRNA hydrolase, coding for MYCIVGLGNPGNEYQQTRHNAGFLVVDRIAAACGGQLSRTGFRSRYGKLAHAGQDLLLVQPQTYMNLSGEAVGAITAYYKIGPSHTLVIYDDLDLPLGALRFRSGGSAGGHRGLTSVLQVLKTQAIPRIRIGIGRPAGEIPVPDYVLGKFNGPDQAVFDEALARGAAAALSFIANGPEYTMNHFNSSQPQK